A genomic stretch from Komagataeibacter xylinus includes:
- a CDS encoding amino acid ABC transporter permease produces the protein MFFDPEIVLRYSNDICRAFVLTLLLSVITIVIATPFALTIALVRRTSDNGIARLCIYYVAIFRSVPTLLTLYIIFFGLPTVGISLYPFTAAIIGLSLVSIAYLSEDLRGALMSVPDGQWQAMRALGFPFMHGIRRIILPQAYRYIFPTYMARLIIIVKSTSLASSVSVNELTGESYALISMTYHATEFLVTTSILYLLINLSLSVVQHFIEKRLK, from the coding sequence ATGTTCTTCGATCCTGAAATCGTGCTGCGATACAGTAATGATATTTGCAGGGCATTTGTGCTTACCCTTCTGCTATCTGTCATAACGATCGTGATCGCCACCCCATTCGCGTTGACGATTGCCCTGGTGCGGCGTACGTCAGATAACGGTATTGCGCGGCTGTGCATATATTATGTCGCCATTTTCCGCAGTGTGCCGACGCTCCTGACGCTCTATATCATCTTCTTTGGCCTGCCGACCGTCGGCATCTCCCTTTATCCGTTTACCGCAGCCATCATCGGTCTGTCCCTGGTCTCCATTGCCTATCTTTCGGAGGATCTGCGTGGTGCCCTCATGTCAGTGCCCGATGGGCAATGGCAGGCCATGCGTGCATTGGGGTTTCCGTTCATGCATGGAATACGGCGCATTATCCTGCCGCAGGCCTATCGTTATATTTTCCCGACCTACATGGCGCGGCTTATCATTATTGTAAAATCGACATCACTGGCGAGTAGCGTTTCGGTTAATGAACTGACTGGTGAGAGCTACGCCCTGATTTCAATGACCTATCATGCAACTGAATTTCTTGTAACGACAAGTATTCTTTATCTTCTGATAAACCTGTCGTTATCT
- a CDS encoding ABC transporter substrate-binding protein has product MGRYRAARTSRLHGALRLVRQKATWLRGSSGFLLALVFSCGLLVSTFSTARAAPEKGMTGIDLLLPHPWPMHNLVRSGTLTVATTAKDPPRTFVRPDGELDGTRVTLFRQIAHDLGLHVEFVRIDWAAILPGLLANRFDMACEGVQWSPDRLGAGGFLLTRPVTVSHVVVLVPRAGPVKAWSDLNGRRVGGIRGETEFMVGIAALKQATPIALIGQQEGVLAVMNKQVEGLIIDETSATALLKQNDPDHTLQIIRADLPTAPESLCVNAREPELLEAVDILLTKYRVEGLLARINTDYGAADDIDALGAIGY; this is encoded by the coding sequence ATGGGTCGCTATCGCGCGGCCCGCACAAGCAGGCTTCATGGCGCATTGCGTCTGGTCCGGCAAAAGGCCACATGGTTACGCGGATCATCGGGTTTTCTACTGGCGCTGGTCTTTTCGTGCGGCCTGCTCGTATCGACTTTTTCAACCGCGCGGGCCGCGCCTGAAAAGGGCATGACGGGCATCGACCTGCTGCTCCCGCATCCCTGGCCCATGCACAATCTCGTCAGGAGCGGCACGCTGACGGTTGCCACAACAGCCAAGGACCCGCCACGGACTTTTGTCAGGCCGGACGGGGAACTTGATGGCACACGTGTCACCCTTTTCCGCCAGATTGCCCATGACCTGGGGCTGCATGTCGAGTTTGTGCGGATTGACTGGGCAGCCATTCTGCCCGGGCTGCTAGCCAACCGTTTTGATATGGCATGCGAGGGCGTGCAGTGGTCTCCAGATCGCCTGGGCGCGGGAGGATTCCTGTTAACGCGGCCTGTCACCGTCTCGCATGTGGTTGTTCTGGTGCCCAGGGCAGGACCGGTGAAGGCATGGTCAGACCTGAATGGCAGGCGGGTAGGGGGTATCCGTGGCGAAACCGAATTCATGGTTGGCATTGCCGCCCTGAAACAGGCAACGCCCATTGCGCTTATCGGGCAGCAGGAAGGCGTGCTGGCGGTTATGAACAAGCAGGTCGAAGGGCTCATTATTGATGAAACCTCGGCCACGGCGCTCCTCAAACAGAATGATCCCGATCATACCTTGCAGATCATTCGCGCCGACCTGCCCACTGCACCGGAAAGCCTGTGCGTTAATGCACGTGAGCCGGAACTGCTTGAGGCTGTGGACATCCTTCTTACGAAATACCGCGTGGAGGGACTGTTGGCCCGGATCAATACCGATTATGGAGCCGCAGACGATATTGATGCCCTCGGTGCGATCGGTTACTGA
- a CDS encoding FAD-dependent oxidoreductase produces the protein MMSAFKHLFEPITIGGLEIRNRITLTGHGTGMGRDFKPDGRMLAYYETRAKGGTGLIMLGSQQVHPSSPGLTGLLCNYDDTIIPGLRNVAAAIHRHGGRVFGYLSHMGLASSSRPHPLWSASNAYEQRYGEVAHAMTVEEIDTIVAAFAAAALRCLEAGMDGIQVHCGHGLLLQQFLSPLTNFRTDEYGGSFLNRLRFPSEVLRAVRAAIGDNVPLGIRCSGDELVKGGLTVEDMRLIVPHLVAAGRLDYVDVSAGTDGDLVSNMMHEPPMGRPFAPFATIARQIKETIDVPVIHATRVHTAEMAEEILARGDADMAGMCRALIADPYLPNKAKSGNLSHIIPCVACEQACFGRLHRGRHISCVGNPMTGREVTYADRPEPIRKLKVIVVGGGPAGLEAALRSAQRGHEVTLIERDATLGGRLRKASLPPGRHEWQRLLEHKIQALHDANITLRLDETADTDTLLALKPDVVILSTGSTFRAPTLPGMKSADFVSVDNAVSNPDALGHKVLILDYLDRQPAMAAATLLAREGRAVTIATASLHVGIKLEMQNLTEFYRRAHAGNVSMRPLASPVSFADGKVTFRNPLTGYQWEEGPFDSIVVVGPGRPNDSLSAPLTQAGITVKIIGDAYAPRDVEAATLEGFEVAYSL, from the coding sequence ATGATGTCCGCCTTCAAGCATCTTTTTGAACCCATCACCATTGGCGGCCTGGAAATCCGCAATCGTATCACGTTGACAGGGCACGGTACGGGCATGGGCCGTGATTTCAAGCCAGATGGACGGATGCTGGCTTATTATGAGACCCGGGCCAAAGGCGGCACGGGTCTCATCATGCTGGGTTCACAGCAGGTACATCCGTCTTCACCCGGTCTGACGGGATTGCTGTGCAATTATGATGATACCATCATTCCTGGCCTGAGGAACGTGGCTGCCGCCATCCACAGGCATGGTGGACGTGTGTTTGGCTACCTCTCCCACATGGGGCTGGCTTCCAGTTCCAGGCCGCATCCGCTTTGGTCTGCCTCCAATGCCTACGAGCAGCGTTATGGCGAAGTTGCGCATGCCATGACAGTGGAGGAAATAGACACCATTGTCGCGGCGTTTGCCGCTGCCGCCCTGCGCTGCCTCGAGGCGGGCATGGATGGCATTCAGGTCCATTGCGGGCATGGGCTGCTTCTGCAGCAGTTCCTTTCTCCGCTAACCAATTTTCGTACGGATGAATATGGCGGCTCCTTTCTCAACCGCCTGCGTTTCCCGTCCGAGGTTCTGCGTGCGGTGCGTGCGGCGATAGGCGACAACGTGCCTCTGGGCATCCGCTGTTCGGGCGATGAGCTGGTAAAAGGCGGCCTGACGGTTGAAGACATGCGTCTGATCGTGCCGCATCTGGTTGCGGCGGGCAGGCTGGACTATGTCGATGTCAGCGCGGGAACCGATGGTGACCTGGTCAGCAACATGATGCATGAACCCCCGATGGGCAGACCCTTTGCGCCTTTTGCTACGATTGCAAGGCAGATAAAGGAGACCATCGATGTTCCCGTTATTCATGCTACACGGGTGCATACGGCGGAAATGGCGGAAGAAATCCTGGCGCGCGGTGATGCGGACATGGCGGGTATGTGCCGTGCCCTGATTGCTGACCCCTATCTGCCGAACAAGGCCAAGAGCGGGAACCTGTCCCATATTATTCCGTGCGTCGCCTGTGAGCAGGCCTGCTTTGGCCGGTTGCATCGTGGTCGGCATATCAGTTGTGTGGGCAACCCCATGACCGGCCGTGAAGTGACATATGCGGACAGGCCAGAGCCCATCCGAAAACTGAAGGTTATTGTGGTTGGTGGCGGCCCGGCGGGGCTGGAGGCGGCCCTGCGCTCGGCGCAGCGGGGGCATGAGGTTACACTTATTGAACGCGATGCCACCCTTGGCGGTCGGCTGCGCAAGGCCAGCCTGCCGCCTGGCCGGCACGAATGGCAGCGCCTGCTTGAGCACAAGATACAGGCGCTCCATGATGCCAATATCACGCTGCGGCTTGATGAAACTGCCGATACCGACACCCTGCTCGCCCTGAAGCCTGATGTTGTCATATTATCAACGGGTTCGACCTTCCGCGCCCCGACCCTGCCGGGCATGAAATCCGCGGATTTCGTATCTGTTGATAATGCCGTCAGCAATCCGGATGCGCTGGGCCATAAGGTTCTTATCCTTGACTATCTCGATCGCCAGCCCGCAATGGCGGCAGCCACGCTGCTTGCGCGGGAAGGGCGCGCGGTAACGATTGCAACGGCGTCGCTCCATGTCGGTATCAAGCTGGAAATGCAGAACCTGACCGAGTTCTACCGCAGGGCGCATGCCGGCAATGTTTCCATGCGCCCACTGGCATCGCCTGTTTCTTTCGCCGACGGGAAGGTCACGTTCCGCAATCCGCTGACCGGATACCAATGGGAAGAGGGGCCGTTCGATTCCATTGTTGTTGTAGGCCCCGGCAGGCCGAATGATAGCCTGTCCGCGCCTTTAACCCAGGCGGGGATAACCGTAAAAATCATCGGAGACGCCTACGCGCCACGCGATGTTGAAGCCGCCACGCTGGAGGGCTTCGAAGTCGCCTATTCCCTTTGA
- a CDS encoding amino acid ABC transporter permease yields MHYTILSSLLFILRGAVSTVEIVVCVMLVSLPVALLIALAQLRGSRIVELSLVVLGAIMRGLPPLVILFMCYFMSPLLGLSLSPFVSAVVALSLYIVFYFSECFRSGLLAIPQGQYEAITAMGFTPFHAFCRILFPQIIPNVMPTLSGYVTEVIKTSSLASTISVMELTSNGYQMMMSSGRPFTILAVVGALYAFLDLVSAYPQRMIVRHFSVRSSS; encoded by the coding sequence ATGCATTATACAATCCTGTCATCACTGCTTTTTATATTGCGCGGGGCCGTCTCGACGGTTGAAATCGTGGTGTGCGTCATGCTGGTTTCCCTGCCTGTGGCGCTGCTGATTGCCCTCGCGCAGCTTCGTGGCTCCAGGATTGTCGAGCTGTCACTGGTCGTGCTTGGTGCCATCATGCGTGGATTGCCGCCGCTGGTCATTTTGTTCATGTGTTACTTCATGTCGCCGCTGCTTGGGCTGTCATTATCGCCGTTCGTATCGGCTGTGGTGGCTCTGTCGCTCTATATCGTATTCTATTTCTCGGAATGTTTCCGCAGCGGGCTCCTGGCCATTCCACAAGGACAGTATGAAGCCATTACCGCCATGGGTTTTACGCCGTTCCATGCCTTTTGCAGGATACTGTTTCCGCAGATCATACCGAATGTGATGCCGACCCTGAGCGGGTATGTCACTGAGGTGATCAAGACAAGTTCGCTGGCCTCCACCATTTCGGTCATGGAACTCACGTCCAATGGATACCAGATGATGATGTCAAGCGGGCGCCCGTTTACAATATTGGCTGTTGTTGGTGCTTTATATGCTTTTCTCGACCTTGTATCCGCCTATCCGCAAAGAATGATCGTGCGCCATTTTTCCGTCCGCTCATCAAGCTGA